Sequence from the Caballeronia sp. SL2Y3 genome:
ATGAATCCGACCGCGTGCGAATCATCCACCATCACGAGCGCGCCGTAACGGTCGGCCAGATCGCAGATACCGGCGAGATTCGCGATGATGCCGTCCATCGAGAACACGCCGTCAGTGGCGATCAGTTTGAAGCGCGCGCCGGCGGCGTCCGCTTCCTTCAGACGCGCTTCGAGATCCGCCAGATCGTTGTTCTTGTAGCGCAGACGTCGCGCTTTCGAGAGCCGCACGCCGTCGATGATGCTGGCGTGATTCAGTTCGTCGCTGATGATGGCGTCCTCTTCGCTTAAGAGTGTTTCGAACAGTCCGCCGTTGGCATCGAAGCAACTTGAATAAAGAATTGCATCGTCAGTCTGAAGAAACTGCGCAATGGCGCCTTCCAGCGACCTGTGCACAGTCTGCGTGCCGCAGATGAAGCGCACCGACGCCATGCCGAAACCGTCGGCGTCGAGTCCCGCTTTGGCGGCTTGGATCAGACGCGGATCATCCGCCAATCCGAGGTAATTGTTCGCGCAAAAATTCAGCACGTCGCGCCCGTCCGCGAGCCGAATCTCCGGCGACTGCGGACTCGCAATGACGCGCTCGTTCTTATAGAACCCAGCCGCGCGAATATCGTCGATGACGTCGCGCAGGTGGGACAGATATCGGTCTCTCATGGCGTCTTCCGGTTGCATCCGCGTGCGCACGCGGCCTGTTAGCCCTGTTATAGTCGAACCATCGCATTGGACACGTTCGATATTTCGAACGGATTTCCAATATGGAGAACACTCTAAGGGAACAACAGCGTCATGGCAAGTTCGCGTTCAGAACCGATAGTCGCGGAATCGGCAGCGGCCGGGTCTGTGCCGCCACGCGTCGGCGAGCAGATTCAACGACTGCGCAACGAAAGAAAGCTGACGCTCGACGATCTGTCCCGAGCGGCGGGCGTATCCAAGTCGATGCTGTCCGAGATCGAGCGGGACAAAGCGAATCCGA
This genomic interval carries:
- a CDS encoding glycine C-acetyltransferase: MRDRYLSHLRDVIDDIRAAGFYKNERVIASPQSPEIRLADGRDVLNFCANNYLGLADDPRLIQAAKAGLDADGFGMASVRFICGTQTVHRSLEGAIAQFLQTDDAILYSSCFDANGGLFETLLSEEDAIISDELNHASIIDGVRLSKARRLRYKNNDLADLEARLKEADAAGARFKLIATDGVFSMDGIIANLAGICDLADRYGALVMVDDSHAVGFIGEKGRGTPEHCGVLDRVDIITGTLGKALGGASGGYVAAHKEIVELLRQRSRPYLFSNTLAPSIAAASLEVLRLLDSDEGAALRSRVRENGARFRHAMSSFGFDLVAGEHPIIPVMLGDAQLASRMADALLDEGVYVIGFSYPVVPRGRARIRTQMSAAHTPEQIDRAVEAFARVGRSLGVIR